In Xenorhabdus nematophila ATCC 19061, one DNA window encodes the following:
- the csdE gene encoding cysteine desulfurase sulfur acceptor subunit CsdE — translation MTPLPDTILAPHPFGTDITEQQLIENFQHCNLWEDRYRQLIMLARKLPSLPDKLKQQQIEISGCENRVWLGHQLRPDGHLHFYGDSEGRIVKGLLAVILTAVEGKAPEQILQTPLTELFQQLGLAQQLSGSRLNGVQSLINTIQDIARTSVQ, via the coding sequence ATGACACCACTTCCCGATACCATCCTTGCTCCGCATCCGTTCGGAACAGACATTACGGAGCAACAACTGATTGAAAACTTCCAGCATTGTAACTTGTGGGAAGATCGCTACCGGCAGCTAATCATGCTCGCCAGAAAATTGCCGTCTTTACCAGATAAATTAAAACAGCAACAGATTGAAATATCCGGCTGTGAAAATCGTGTCTGGCTGGGGCATCAATTACGCCCTGACGGTCATCTGCATTTTTACGGTGATAGCGAAGGCCGTATCGTCAAAGGATTATTGGCCGTTATTCTGACAGCCGTGGAAGGCAAAGCGCCAGAGCAGATTTTACAAACACCTTTAACGGAATTATTCCAGCAACTCGGCCTTGCACAGCAATTGAGTGGCTCACGGCTCAACGGTGTACAATCCCTGATCAATACCATTCAGGACATTGCCCGTACTTCTGTGCAATAG
- a CDS encoding DUF423 domain-containing protein, with product MSSRAMLIFVGISGFFYVALGAMGAHMLAPVLTSRQMEWIHTGLQYQGLHTLAMMALAVLSTRQPVAQFGWSGIFFLVGIMLFSGSLYCLAFLPLKFLVYLTPIGGVSFLIGWLCVLIGALRLRKSALSHE from the coding sequence ATGAGTAGCAGAGCGATGCTTATTTTTGTTGGTATCAGTGGTTTTTTCTATGTGGCATTGGGCGCAATGGGGGCACATATGCTGGCGCCAGTTCTGACATCACGTCAGATGGAATGGATTCATACCGGTCTGCAATATCAGGGACTGCATACCCTTGCAATGATGGCTTTGGCCGTTTTGTCGACGCGCCAGCCTGTGGCTCAATTTGGCTGGAGTGGCATTTTTTTCTTAGTGGGAATAATGCTGTTCAGTGGCAGTCTTTATTGTCTGGCTTTTCTACCGCTAAAATTTTTAGTGTATTTAACACCAATTGGTGGGGTCAGTTTTCTCATTGGTTGGTTATGTGTATTAATTGGCGCTCTGCGTCTAAGGAAATCGGCGCTTAGCCATGAATAA
- the csdA gene encoding cysteine desulfurase CsdA, producing the protein MKAFDSEKFRQQFPALQQSTTFLDSAATALKPACMIEATGHYYQNHSATVHRSQHTTAQAMTARYEQTRSLVAELINAPLPEDIVWTKGTTEAINLIAQSYFRPRLNAGDEIIVSEQEHHANLLPWLILAEQTKAKIVKWPIGKQHQPEITTLAELLNEKSRLVAISQMSNVTGATVDLAQVSALAHQYDCRVVVDGAQGIVHSPVDMQQLDIDFYAFSAHKLYGPNGVGVLYAKSELLNAMSPWHGGGKMLTQVSFEGFTPESVPYRFEAGTPNVAGVIGFAATLEWLKTVDIQLAESHAIDLTDYTEQQLSTLPGFISYRATGSTLLAFNIAGIHHHDLATLLAEQNISLRSGQHCAQPLLDALGINGCLRVSFMPYNNYQDADKLVSAVKFALSLLNDE; encoded by the coding sequence ATGAAAGCCTTTGACTCAGAAAAATTCCGCCAGCAATTTCCTGCTTTGCAACAATCGACCACATTTCTGGATAGCGCCGCCACGGCATTAAAACCCGCCTGTATGATTGAGGCAACCGGGCACTATTACCAAAATCATAGTGCTACAGTTCATCGAAGCCAGCATACTACTGCGCAAGCGATGACCGCCCGCTATGAACAAACTCGCTCACTGGTCGCGGAATTAATCAATGCACCATTGCCTGAAGATATCGTCTGGACGAAGGGCACCACTGAGGCGATTAACCTGATCGCACAAAGCTACTTTCGCCCCCGCCTGAATGCAGGTGATGAAATCATCGTCAGCGAACAGGAGCACCACGCCAACTTATTACCGTGGCTAATTCTGGCAGAACAGACCAAAGCCAAAATCGTCAAATGGCCGATTGGCAAACAACATCAACCAGAAATCACGACTCTCGCAGAATTACTGAACGAAAAAAGCCGGCTGGTTGCCATCAGCCAAATGTCGAACGTGACAGGTGCTACCGTGGATCTGGCTCAGGTCTCTGCACTCGCACATCAATATGATTGCCGGGTCGTCGTTGATGGTGCTCAAGGGATCGTTCATTCTCCCGTTGACATGCAGCAACTGGATATCGACTTTTACGCTTTCTCCGCCCATAAACTGTATGGGCCGAATGGAGTCGGTGTGCTGTACGCCAAAAGTGAATTGTTGAATGCAATGTCACCGTGGCACGGAGGTGGAAAAATGCTGACTCAGGTTTCATTCGAGGGCTTCACACCGGAATCCGTGCCTTATCGCTTTGAAGCGGGTACGCCCAATGTTGCAGGTGTCATTGGCTTTGCTGCAACGCTTGAATGGCTGAAAACCGTCGATATCCAGCTTGCTGAATCCCACGCCATTGACCTGACAGATTACACCGAGCAACAACTGAGTACCTTGCCGGGCTTTATCAGTTACCGCGCAACAGGCTCCACTCTTCTGGCTTTCAATATTGCAGGAATACACCACCATGATTTAGCAACCCTGCTTGCTGAACAGAACATTTCACTGCGTTCAGGGCAACACTGCGCCCAACCTTTGTTGGATGCTCTGGGGATCAACGGCTGCTTACGCGTTTCGTTCATGCCTTATAATAATTACCAAGATGCCGACAAACTGGTCAGTGCAGTGAAATTTGCGCTGTCTTTATTGAATGATGAATAA
- the amiC gene encoding N-acetylmuramoyl-L-alanine amidase AmiC gives MSHSDYNFSRRRLLKGAAAVWLLSISPIGYAANSKVIAVRIWPASTYTRVTLESNIPLKYRRFSLSNPNRIVIDLQGIQLNSVLSSMGVQVQRRDPYLKLVRAGQFDPKTVRLVFEIKQPVSPHIFTLPPIAKFKHRLVLDLYPKKAANADDDPLLALLEEYNSGDLEKHLPAETRKPGKAGKDRPIVIMLDPGHGGEDSGAIGKYKTREKDVVLQIARRLQALIKREPGMKVYMTRNEDVFIPLKVRVAKARKMRADLFVSIHADAFTNRSARGSSVFALSTKGATSNAARFLAQTQNEADLMGGVSKSGDKYLDHTMLDLLQTATINDSLKFGYEVLRRMRKINKLHKNSVDQAGFAVLKAPDIPSILVETAFISNLEEERKLKTAKFQQQIAESIFAGIKAYFKNGAELARR, from the coding sequence ATGAGTCATTCAGACTATAATTTTTCACGTCGTCGTCTGCTGAAAGGGGCAGCCGCTGTATGGTTATTAAGCATCAGTCCAATAGGTTATGCAGCAAATTCAAAAGTCATTGCTGTCCGTATTTGGCCAGCATCAACTTATACCAGAGTGACGTTGGAATCTAATATTCCACTTAAATACCGCCGGTTCTCACTGTCAAATCCTAACCGTATTGTCATTGATTTACAGGGTATCCAGCTTAATAGTGTACTAAGCAGTATGGGGGTACAGGTTCAGCGGCGTGATCCTTATCTTAAATTAGTGCGGGCAGGGCAATTTGATCCCAAAACAGTGCGGTTGGTATTTGAAATAAAACAGCCTGTTTCGCCACATATTTTTACATTGCCACCGATTGCGAAATTCAAACATCGTTTAGTCTTAGATCTTTATCCTAAAAAGGCGGCAAACGCGGATGATGACCCATTGCTGGCTTTGCTCGAAGAGTACAACAGCGGAGATCTGGAAAAACATTTACCTGCTGAGACACGCAAACCCGGTAAGGCCGGAAAAGACAGACCGATTGTGATTATGCTCGATCCCGGTCACGGTGGTGAAGATTCTGGCGCCATTGGGAAATACAAAACCCGCGAAAAAGATGTTGTGTTGCAGATTGCCCGTCGTTTGCAGGCGCTCATTAAACGTGAACCTGGCATGAAAGTTTATATGACCCGTAATGAAGATGTGTTTATTCCTCTGAAGGTGAGAGTCGCGAAAGCGCGCAAGATGCGTGCGGATCTCTTTGTTTCCATTCATGCGGATGCTTTTACAAATCGATCGGCGAGGGGGTCATCTGTATTTGCGCTTTCAACTAAAGGTGCCACCAGTAATGCAGCCCGCTTTTTGGCTCAGACTCAGAATGAGGCCGATTTGATGGGAGGAGTCAGTAAAAGTGGTGATAAATATTTAGATCACACCATGTTGGATTTGCTTCAGACTGCAACGATTAATGATAGTTTGAAATTTGGTTATGAAGTACTCAGGCGGATGAGAAAAATTAATAAACTGCATAAAAATAGCGTCGATCAAGCTGGGTTTGCAGTATTAAAAGCGCCGGATATTCCCTCTATTCTGGTAGAAACCGCATTTATCAGCAATCTGGAAGAAGAACGCAAACTGAAAACAGCAAAATTCCAGCAACAAATAGCAGAATCTATTTTCGCGGGTATTAAGGCTTATTTTAAAAATGGTGCAGAATTAGCCAGGCGGTGA
- the tcdA gene encoding tRNA cyclic N6-threonylcarbamoyladenosine(37) synthase TcdA, protein MQVSLSDAYLQRFAGTARLYGQKALSLFARSHVCVVGIGGVGSWAAEALARTGIGAITLIDMDDVCITNTNRQLHTLVQNVGLPKTEVIAERIRAINPECQVTCIDDFVTPDNVAELMSAEFSYVIDAIDSIRPKAALLAYCRRYKIPVVTTGGAGGQLDPTQIQVVDLAKTVQDPLAAKLKERLKSDYRVAKNGKGKLGIDCVFSTEQLVYPQADGTVCAAKSTAEGSKRMDCASGFGAATMVTATFGFVAVSHALKKMVAKAERENTR, encoded by the coding sequence ATGCAAGTTTCTCTCTCTGATGCTTATCTTCAACGTTTCGCGGGTACGGCCCGGCTATATGGCCAGAAAGCGCTTTCATTATTTGCCCGTTCACATGTTTGTGTGGTCGGAATTGGTGGTGTCGGTTCATGGGCAGCAGAAGCGCTGGCTCGAACAGGCATCGGTGCCATCACGCTGATTGATATGGATGATGTGTGTATTACCAATACCAATCGCCAGCTTCATACATTGGTACAAAATGTTGGATTGCCAAAAACTGAGGTGATTGCTGAGCGGATACGGGCGATTAATCCCGAGTGTCAGGTAACCTGCATTGATGATTTTGTGACGCCTGATAATGTCGCTGAATTGATGTCTGCGGAATTTAGTTATGTCATTGATGCCATTGACAGCATCCGGCCAAAAGCGGCGCTGTTGGCTTATTGCCGCCGTTACAAGATCCCTGTTGTGACAACGGGTGGAGCAGGCGGGCAGCTTGATCCGACCCAAATTCAGGTGGTGGATTTGGCGAAAACGGTACAAGATCCGCTGGCCGCTAAATTGAAAGAGCGTTTAAAATCTGACTACCGTGTAGCGAAAAATGGTAAGGGAAAATTAGGTATTGATTGTGTTTTTTCAACAGAGCAACTGGTTTACCCCCAGGCTGATGGTACAGTCTGTGCGGCGAAAAGCACAGCGGAAGGTTCGAAACGGATGGATTGTGCTTCTGGTTTTGGTGCCGCAACGATGGTTACAGCAACCTTTGGTTTTGTGGCGGTTTCCCACGCCCTGAAAAAGATGGTGGCAAAAGCTGAGCGGGAAAATACGCGGTAA
- a CDS encoding transcriptional regulator GcvA, with product MSKRLPPLNALRVFDAAARHLSFTKAAEELFVTQAAVSHQMKSLEDFLGLKLFRRRNRSLLLTEDGQSYYLDIKEIFTAINDATRKLQARSAKGALTVSLSPSFAIQWLVPRLSGFNQSFPGIDVRIQAVDREEDKLADDVDVAIFYGRGSWPGMRTDRLYPEYLLPVCSPSLLTGDRPLKMPSDLARHTLLHDSSRRDWQAYVRQLDMQQQINVHQGPIFSHSSMVIQAAVHGQGVALANNVMAQNEIDAGRLVCPFNDVLVSKNAFYLVCHDNQAELGKIAAFRKWILTQAAIEQERLGFITQYIQ from the coding sequence ATGTCCAAACGTTTGCCTCCACTCAATGCGTTACGCGTTTTTGATGCCGCTGCCCGTCATTTAAGTTTTACTAAAGCGGCAGAAGAATTATTTGTGACTCAGGCCGCTGTCAGTCATCAGATGAAAAGTCTGGAAGATTTTCTGGGATTGAAGCTTTTTCGTCGCCGTAATCGTTCGTTGTTGCTGACGGAAGATGGGCAGAGTTACTATCTCGATATCAAAGAAATCTTTACTGCCATCAATGACGCTACCCGAAAACTTCAGGCACGTAGTGCTAAGGGAGCGTTAACCGTGAGTTTGTCTCCCAGTTTTGCCATTCAGTGGCTGGTTCCCCGGCTTTCTGGCTTCAATCAGAGTTTTCCGGGTATTGATGTCAGAATTCAGGCCGTGGATCGGGAGGAAGATAAACTGGCTGATGATGTTGATGTGGCGATTTTTTATGGCCGGGGCAGCTGGCCGGGAATGAGGACAGATCGTCTCTACCCAGAATATCTGTTGCCTGTTTGTTCTCCTTCATTGTTGACGGGAGACCGCCCATTAAAAATGCCTTCGGATCTTGCCAGACATACTTTGTTGCATGATTCTTCCCGGCGCGATTGGCAAGCCTATGTCCGCCAGCTTGATATGCAGCAGCAAATCAATGTTCATCAGGGACCCATATTCAGTCATAGTTCCATGGTGATTCAGGCGGCTGTGCATGGTCAGGGAGTTGCCCTTGCCAATAATGTGATGGCGCAAAATGAAATTGATGCGGGCCGTCTGGTTTGCCCATTCAATGATGTTTTGGTCAGCAAGAACGCATTTTATTTGGTTTGCCACGATAATCAGGCAGAATTGGGTAAAATTGCGGCTTTTCGGAAATGGATACTGACGCAAGCTGCGATTGAGCAGGAAAGATTAGGATTTATCACTCAATATATCCAATAG
- the recD gene encoding exodeoxyribonuclease V subunit alpha, which produces MLSLLQQTVSQKLFRPLDVQFAYAMVEDENPLLLLIAALLSAESGAGHVCLPLDRISPKYLFEGRQPELAVALWSLSGKPDHAQIVAALQTCPAVSQGNLSTPMVLSYQRNSGYSLYLQRMWQSERRVADFFASVELTDAFDEMQIRRILDELFGVAAEGEVDWQKVAAAVAVTSRISVISGGPGTGKTTTVAKLLVTLIKLYEKQQLSIQLAAPTGKAAAKLTESLRDAVKKLALTPEQWRSIPEQAQTIHRLLGAQPDSQKLRYGRDNPLSLDILIIDEASMVDLPMMAHLIDALPPRAKVIFLGDKDQLASVEAGAVLGDICRFAEQGYSTKRAEQLGQLTGCQLMPYATSDSGNTVSAVRDCLCLLRKSYRFHSASGIGQLASAVNQGDRSGVSAVLNQAFPDVYFNPLSEDEDYQRLLAETASGYYQYLAMVNERAPEKTILAEFNRFRLLCALREGPFGVAGLNQRVEQLLHRKGVITLPKSVENRGYAGRPIMILRNDSTLGLFNGDIGIMLRNQDNELRAYFQLSDGQIKGFQPSRLPHHETAYVMTVHKSQGSEFEHTALVLPTQYSPIVSRELVYTALTRAREKLTIYAHRPVLDKAVATATQRRSGLEEWFNPQ; this is translated from the coding sequence ATGTTGTCACTCTTGCAACAAACCGTGAGTCAGAAATTATTTCGTCCACTGGATGTGCAGTTTGCTTATGCAATGGTTGAAGATGAAAATCCCCTGTTGTTGCTGATCGCCGCTTTGTTAAGTGCCGAATCGGGAGCAGGGCATGTTTGCCTGCCTTTGGATCGCATTTCGCCAAAATATTTATTTGAGGGCAGACAACCTGAATTAGCGGTTGCACTCTGGTCGTTGTCGGGCAAACCGGATCATGCGCAAATTGTGGCTGCTTTACAGACGTGTCCGGCGGTAAGTCAGGGAAATCTTTCCACTCCGATGGTACTTTCTTATCAGAGGAATTCAGGTTACAGCTTGTATTTACAACGTATGTGGCAAAGTGAACGGCGGGTGGCGGATTTTTTTGCCTCGGTTGAATTGACTGATGCGTTTGATGAAATGCAGATACGCCGCATTTTGGATGAGCTTTTTGGTGTGGCTGCGGAAGGAGAGGTGGATTGGCAGAAAGTAGCCGCTGCGGTTGCCGTAACAAGCCGTATTTCTGTTATCTCCGGCGGGCCGGGAACCGGAAAAACAACAACGGTAGCTAAGTTGTTGGTTACCCTGATTAAATTATATGAAAAACAACAACTAAGCATTCAATTAGCCGCACCTACGGGCAAGGCGGCAGCCAAATTAACAGAATCTCTCAGGGACGCGGTAAAGAAACTCGCATTAACGCCAGAACAATGGCGCAGCATTCCGGAACAGGCGCAGACTATCCACCGTTTGCTGGGTGCACAGCCAGATAGCCAAAAACTGCGTTATGGTCGTGATAATCCACTCTCCCTGGATATTTTGATCATTGATGAAGCCTCAATGGTGGATTTGCCGATGATGGCACATTTAATTGATGCTTTACCGCCGCGAGCGAAAGTGATCTTTTTGGGAGACAAAGATCAGTTGGCGTCAGTTGAAGCTGGCGCGGTTTTGGGGGATATCTGCCGTTTTGCCGAACAGGGATATAGCACCAAACGGGCCGAGCAGTTAGGGCAATTAACCGGATGTCAGTTAATGCCTTATGCTACGTCGGATTCAGGCAACACCGTTTCCGCAGTACGGGACTGTTTATGTCTGCTTCGCAAAAGTTATCGCTTCCATTCCGCTTCCGGTATCGGGCAATTGGCATCGGCAGTGAATCAGGGAGATCGTTCCGGTGTTTCTGCGGTGTTGAATCAGGCTTTCCCTGATGTTTATTTTAATCCGCTGTCAGAGGATGAAGATTATCAACGTTTGCTGGCTGAAACGGCTTCTGGCTACTATCAATATCTGGCAATGGTCAATGAACGCGCACCAGAAAAAACTATTTTGGCAGAATTTAATCGTTTTCGGCTGTTATGTGCGCTCAGGGAAGGCCCGTTTGGTGTCGCGGGTCTGAACCAACGAGTGGAGCAGTTACTGCACAGAAAAGGCGTGATTACTCTGCCTAAGAGTGTGGAAAATCGGGGCTATGCAGGGCGTCCGATTATGATATTGCGTAATGACAGTACGCTTGGATTGTTTAACGGCGATATCGGCATTATGCTCAGAAATCAGGATAATGAACTGAGAGCCTATTTCCAGCTATCCGATGGACAGATTAAAGGGTTTCAGCCCAGTCGCTTGCCCCACCATGAAACAGCATATGTGATGACCGTGCATAAATCGCAAGGTTCAGAATTTGAACATACCGCCTTGGTTTTACCGACCCAATATTCACCGATAGTCAGCCGGGAGTTAGTCTATACCGCATTGACCCGGGCGCGGGAAAAACTGACTATTTACGCTCACCGACCTGTGCTGGATAAGGCTGTTGCCACAGCAACCCAGCGACGAAGCGGGCTGGAGGAGTGGTTCAACCCGCAGTGA
- the rlmM gene encoding 23S rRNA (cytidine(2498)-2'-O)-methyltransferase RlmM: MNKVALYCRPGFEKECAAEITDKAGKKEIYGFARVKENSGYVLFECYQVDDADRLIREIPFSELIFARQMLVVGELLKDLPQEDRITPIMGMLMGVIERAGELRVEVPDTNESKELMKFCRKFTVPLRNAMRQEKLLLTKENPNRPVIHVFFIAPGCCYVGYSYSNNNSRFYMGIPRLKFPSDAPSRSTLKLEEAFHVFIPYDEWEERLDSGLHAVDLGACPGGWTYQLVKRSMLVHAVDNGTMAESLMETGQVKHHRADGFKFEPSAKNIYWLVCDMVEKPAKVAQLMTDWLVKSWCRETIFNLKLPMKKRYEEVAHILQKMEQQLKENGVNAQIQAKHLYHDREEITVHVRRIWSVYAPNRDY, translated from the coding sequence ATGAATAAAGTAGCTTTATATTGCCGTCCGGGTTTTGAAAAAGAGTGTGCGGCAGAAATTACCGATAAGGCGGGTAAGAAAGAAATTTACGGTTTCGCCCGTGTGAAAGAAAACAGCGGATATGTGCTGTTTGAGTGTTATCAGGTGGATGATGCAGATCGTCTGATCCGTGAAATTCCGTTCAGTGAGTTGATTTTCGCCCGCCAAATGCTGGTCGTGGGGGAACTGCTGAAAGATTTACCGCAAGAAGATCGCATTACGCCGATTATGGGTATGCTGATGGGTGTGATTGAACGGGCGGGTGAGCTGCGTGTAGAAGTACCGGATACCAATGAAAGCAAAGAGCTGATGAAATTCTGCCGTAAGTTTACGGTGCCGCTGCGTAACGCGATGCGTCAGGAAAAACTCTTGCTGACAAAGGAAAATCCCAACCGTCCCGTGATCCATGTCTTCTTCATTGCACCGGGTTGCTGTTACGTAGGGTATTCCTACAGTAATAACAATTCCCGTTTTTATATGGGTATCCCTCGCCTGAAATTCCCGTCAGATGCCCCAAGCCGCTCAACATTGAAACTTGAAGAGGCTTTTCATGTCTTTATTCCTTATGACGAGTGGGAAGAGCGTCTGGACAGCGGCCTTCATGCGGTAGACCTGGGGGCTTGTCCGGGCGGTTGGACTTACCAGCTTGTGAAACGCAGTATGTTGGTTCATGCGGTGGATAATGGCACGATGGCTGAGAGTTTGATGGAAACAGGTCAAGTGAAGCATCATCGTGCGGATGGTTTCAAATTTGAACCGTCAGCGAAGAACATTTATTGGTTGGTTTGTGACATGGTTGAGAAACCAGCCAAAGTTGCACAATTGATGACGGACTGGTTAGTAAAAAGCTGGTGTCGTGAGACAATTTTCAACCTTAAGCTGCCGATGAAAAAGCGCTATGAGGAAGTTGCACATATATTGCAGAAAATGGAACAGCAACTAAAAGAAAATGGTGTTAATGCTCAAATTCAGGCTAAACACTTGTATCACGATCGCGAGGAAATCACGGTACATGTTCGCCGCATTTGGTCTGTGTATGCACCTAACCGAGATTATTGA
- the argA gene encoding amino-acid N-acetyltransferase has product MKERNTELVEIVRQSVPYINAHRGKTFVIMLGGEAIAHENFSNIVNDIGLLHNLGIRLIVVYGARPQIEQNIAAHNCLSVYHKHTRVTDAQTLDLVKQAAGLLQLEITARLSMSLSNTPLQGAHINVVSGNFIIAQPLGIDDGIDYYHSGRIRRIDEDAINQQLNNNAIVLIGPVAVSVTGESFNLTSEEIATQLAIKLRAEKLIGFCSSQGVLDAQGNTLSELFPNEGEACLHDLENAGEHYSGTVRFFRGAIKACRRGVRRSHLISYQENGSLVQELFSHEGIGTQIVMERSEQIRRANINDIGGILELIRPLEQQGILVRRSREQLEMEIDKFTLIEHDNVTIACAALYSYPDEKIGEMACVAVHPDYRNSSRGEILLNSISTQAKQTGLEKLFVLTTRSIHWFQEKGFEPAEIDMLPVAKQALYNYQRRSKILMLDLKHH; this is encoded by the coding sequence ATGAAAGAGCGCAATACTGAATTGGTTGAAATCGTCCGGCAATCTGTTCCGTATATTAATGCACACCGGGGAAAGACCTTTGTCATTATGTTGGGGGGAGAAGCCATTGCCCATGAAAACTTCTCCAACATCGTTAACGATATTGGTTTGCTGCATAATCTCGGTATTCGTTTAATCGTTGTGTATGGTGCTCGCCCACAAATAGAACAAAATATTGCCGCACATAACTGCCTGTCGGTTTATCACAAACATACCAGAGTGACAGACGCCCAAACACTGGATCTCGTTAAGCAAGCAGCAGGGCTGCTACAACTGGAGATTACGGCACGTCTTTCTATGAGCCTGAGCAACACACCACTGCAAGGAGCCCATATTAATGTTGTCAGTGGTAATTTTATTATCGCCCAGCCCTTGGGAATCGATGACGGCATTGATTATTATCACAGCGGCAGGATCCGCCGCATTGATGAAGACGCCATTAACCAGCAATTAAACAATAATGCAATTGTGCTGATTGGGCCAGTTGCCGTCTCCGTTACAGGAGAAAGCTTTAACCTGACATCCGAAGAGATTGCGACACAGCTGGCAATCAAATTAAGGGCAGAAAAATTAATCGGTTTTTGCTCATCACAGGGGGTACTTGATGCACAAGGCAATACCTTATCAGAATTATTTCCCAATGAAGGAGAAGCTTGTCTGCATGATCTGGAAAATGCCGGAGAACACTATTCAGGCACAGTGCGTTTCTTCAGAGGTGCGATCAAAGCCTGCCGCCGTGGTGTTCGCCGCAGCCATTTGATCAGTTATCAAGAAAATGGCTCACTCGTTCAGGAGTTATTCTCCCACGAAGGCATCGGAACGCAAATTGTCATGGAGCGTTCCGAACAAATCCGCCGTGCCAACATCAATGATATCGGTGGTATTCTTGAACTGATCCGCCCCTTGGAGCAACAGGGTATTTTGGTACGCCGTTCACGGGAACAACTGGAAATGGAAATAGATAAATTCACGCTGATAGAACACGATAACGTCACCATCGCTTGTGCCGCATTGTATTCTTACCCAGATGAAAAAATCGGGGAAATGGCCTGTGTTGCTGTGCATCCGGATTACCGGAACTCTTCCCGCGGCGAAATCCTGCTAAATTCGATTTCCACCCAAGCCAAACAGACAGGACTGGAAAAACTATTCGTACTCACAACCCGCAGTATTCATTGGTTTCAGGAGAAAGGTTTTGAACCGGCAGAAATCGATATGCTGCCCGTAGCAAAACAAGCGCTGTATAACTACCAGCGCCGTTCTAAAATCTTAATGTTGGATTTAAAGCATCATTGA
- the mltA gene encoding murein transglycosylase A: MKFWGKYLICGFVISLLSGCHRPTDQAQQYKDGRITQEFHLVNMPNAQGRPVNARDFATQVKFISESSPRLYSRHRETFDAIKNWMLSGGDTRDLNEFDLSAYQMEGQDNYGNVKFTGYYTPVLQARYIKQGEFKYPLYNMPPKSRFGFPNRAAIYNGVLNKKYIIGYSNSQMDNFMMEVQGSGYVDFGDGRPLTFFGYGGKNGHAYRSIGKVLIDRGEVSSKDMSMKAIRQWAERHSEADVRELLEQNPSFVFFKPEPYTFVRGASVVPLVAEASVASDRSLIPPGTALLAEVPVLDNAGKFTGQYRMRLMVALDVGGAIKGNHFDIYHGVGDKAGEMAGFYNHYGRVWVLKKASSGFLAANQ, encoded by the coding sequence ATGAAATTCTGGGGCAAATATCTTATATGTGGATTTGTCATTTCGTTATTATCGGGGTGTCATCGACCGACCGATCAAGCACAACAATATAAAGATGGCCGAATAACCCAAGAGTTCCATTTGGTTAATATGCCCAATGCGCAGGGGAGGCCAGTGAATGCCAGAGATTTTGCAACTCAGGTTAAATTTATCAGCGAATCTTCTCCCCGCCTTTATAGCCGTCACCGCGAAACATTTGATGCGATAAAGAATTGGATGCTGTCTGGTGGCGATACCCGTGATTTAAATGAATTTGATTTATCGGCCTATCAAATGGAAGGGCAGGATAATTACGGTAACGTGAAATTCACGGGATATTACACGCCCGTTTTGCAGGCGCGGTATATAAAACAGGGGGAATTCAAATATCCACTCTACAATATGCCGCCTAAATCCCGTTTCGGGTTTCCAAACCGCGCAGCAATATACAATGGGGTTCTGAACAAAAAATATATCATCGGATACAGCAATTCCCAGATGGATAATTTTATGATGGAAGTACAAGGAAGTGGTTATGTCGATTTTGGTGACGGGCGGCCATTAACTTTTTTTGGTTACGGGGGAAAAAATGGACATGCGTACCGTAGCATTGGCAAAGTATTGATCGACCGCGGGGAAGTATCCAGTAAAGACATGTCAATGAAAGCCATTCGCCAGTGGGCAGAACGGCATAGCGAGGCTGACGTCAGAGAATTACTGGAACAAAACCCTTCGTTTGTCTTCTTCAAACCGGAACCTTATACCTTTGTGAGAGGAGCCAGTGTGGTGCCTCTTGTGGCGGAAGCCTCAGTGGCATCAGATAGATCGTTGATTCCACCCGGAACTGCGTTGTTGGCAGAAGTACCTGTACTGGACAATGCGGGTAAATTTACCGGACAGTACCGGATGCGCCTGATGGTTGCACTGGACGTCGGGGGAGCGATCAAAGGGAATCATTTTGATATTTACCACGGTGTTGGTGATAAAGCGGGCGAAATGGCCGGTTTTTATAATCACTATGGTCGGGTTTGGGTATTGAAGAAAGCATCATCTGGTTTTTTAGCGGCAAACCAGTAA